AACTCAAAAGTTGCGCTTCACCGTCCTGGCCACTTCAGAGAACAACCGCTACGAGCCCTGCCTTGACGAACTGGAAATCTACAATACCGCCGGGCAAAACATCGCCCTCACTGGACAAGGGGCCAAGGTCACTGCCTCGCCAAGTTGGGACAGTGGCAAACATCGCCTGATCCATCTCAACGACGGCCAATATGGCAATGACCGCAGTTGGATCAGCAAGACGAAAGGAGCAGGCTGGGTGCAGGTGGAATTCCCCAAAACGGAAAGCATCGAAGCCATCGTCTGGGGCCGGGACCGGCTGGATGACTTCAACGATCGCTTGCCTGTGGAGTATCGCGTCGAAATCGCTCGCGCCGATGGCACTTGGCAGCTCGTTGCAGCTTCACAAGATCGCCTGCCTTATCCAGGCCCCAAAGCCCGCCTCTCTCAGCCAGAGCCGCAAGATGCCAGCAAGGTATCTGCCTGGCATGAGGCCAGAGGAGAAGTCAATGCCTTGGAAAGCAAACTCAGCACGGCCAAGACAGGCCCAATGGTCTATGCAGGCCGGTTTGAACCTGCTGCCCCCTCGTTCCGGTTGAACCGAGGAGATGTCACCCAGCCGAAGGAAGAAGTCTCGCCCGGAGCGGTCTCCGCGCTGGGAGCCCCTCTGACCCTAGACAAAAACCTGCCCGAACAAAAACGCCGCATCGCCCTGGCCCAATGGCTCGCTGATCCTGCCAATCCTCTGCCTGCCCGTGTGCTAGTGAACCGCCTGTGGCAGCACCATTTTGGCGAAGGCATCGTCAACACGCCGAACGACTTTGGCCGCAATGGAGCTCTACCCACACACCCGGAACTGCTCTCCTGGCTCGCCACCGAATTCATCCGCAGCGGCTGGAGCATCAAGCACATGCAAAAACTCATCGTCATGAGCAAGACCTGGAGACAGAGCAGTGCCCCACGCCAGGATGGCCTAACGGCAGATGCGCAAACCCAGCTCCTCTGGCGTTTCCCGCCCCGCCGCCTGGAGGCAGAGGCCCTCCGGGATGCCATGCTCACCGTCTCAGGCACACTGGATCTCAAAATGGGCGGCCCCGGTTACAGCGCCTTCGCACCTAACAACAACTACGTTCGTGTGTACGACCCCAAGGCCGACTTCGGCCCCGCCGACTGGCGACGTATGATCTACATGACCAAGGTCCGCGTGGCGCAGGACTCCACCTTTGGCAGCTTCGACTGTCCCGATGCCGGCCAGTCCCAGCCAAAGCGCCCCCGTTCCACCACGGCCATCCAGGCCCTCAGCCTGTTCAACAGCGGCTTTGTCAATCAGCAGGCCGAAATCCTCGCCACCCGCCTGGAACGAGACGCAGGCAAGACACCAGCCCAGCAGATCCAGCGGGCCTTTGCCCTCACCACCCAGCGTCCGCCCTCCTCCGATGAAGTACGCGTGTGTGAATCCCTCATCCAAGAGCACGGCCTGCCCGCCCTCTGCCGCGTGCTGCTGAATGCCAACGAATTCATTTTTGTGCCATGACTGCGCCTCTCTCCACCCACGGCCTGGGTCTGCTGAACCGCCGCAACTTTCTCTCCAGTGCAGCGGGCCTAGGCCTAGCCACCCTGCTAGGCGAAAACACCTCCTTGGCCAGTACGAGGCCCATCCGCCCGGCCATTGATCCCTCCAACCCACTCGGCGCACGCAGCACTCACTTTGCGCCCAAGGCGAAGCGCGTACTCGTTCTTTTCTGCTCCGGGGCCGTCAGCCACCTGGATTCCTGGGATTGGAAACCCGAGTTGCTACGCATGGATAGCAAACCTATGCCAGGGGCCAAAGAAAACTTCCTCACTTTCCAGGGCGAAAACGGAAACTTGGTTAGACCGCTCTACGACTTCAAGCCTCGCGGCCAGACCGGCAAGATGGTATCCGATCTCTTCCCCCACCTCGCCTCCATGGCGGATGACCTCACCTTCATCCACTCCATGACGGCCAAGTCCAACACCCATGGCCCGGCGGAAAACCAGATGAGCACCGGCTTCATCTTCGATGGCTTCCCCAGCCTCGGCTCATGGGTCAGCTACGCCCTCGGTTCCGAAGCAGAAAACCTGCCCGCCTATGTCGCCATCCCGGATCCGCGCGGCGTCCCCCAGGCAGGCGTAAACAACTGGGGCAATGGTTTCCTTCCTGCCGTCTTTCAGGGCACTGCCTTCAATTCCAGCCGCCCTATTTACAACCTCGCTCGGCCTGAGAAAGTCTCCGCCGCCAGCGACCTCGCCTCTCGCGATGTCCTGAAGTTCCTCAATGAAAAGCACCTGGAAAAATTCCCCGGTGACACGGAACTCGCCGCCCGCATCGCCAGTTACGAACTCGCCGCCAAGATGCAGCTCTCCGTGCCGGAGGTGAGCGACCTTTCCAAAGAATCCGCCACCACTTTAAAAGCTTACGGCGTGGATGATCCCAATCCCGTCAAAAGCGGCTTTGCGAAAAACTGCCTCCTCGCACGCCGCCTGCTGGAGCGCGGCGTCCGCTGCGTGAAGCTTTACAATGGAGCCTATGCCATGGGCGAAGGCATCGGCAACTGGGACGGTCACCGAAAGCTGAAGGAGCAGTATGACAAACACGCGCCCATCTTTGACCAACCTGCTGCTGCACTGATCCACGATCTCCGCCAGCGCGGCCTTTTGGAAGACACCCTCGTCGTCTGGTGTACGGAATTTGGCCGCATGCCCACCTTTCAAAAAGGCGCGAGCGGCCGCGACCACAATCCCCAGGGATTCACCGTCTGGATGACAGGAGCTGGTGTGAAGCCCGGCGTCAGCTACGGAGCCACCGACGAGCTGGGTCACAAAGCCGTCGAAAAGGTCACCACCATCTACGATTTCCACGCCACCATCCTGCACCTACTGGGCCTGGATCACGAACGCCTCAGCTACTACCACAACGGCATTGACCGCCGCCTCACCGACGTCCACGGCCATGTGATCAAAGGCATCCTCGCTTAAACAAGCGCATGCCCTTCATCATTCCCCTCTGGACATCCCGCGCCGCATCATCTCCAATACGGGCCGCATGATTCGGACCGCCACCCTCACCGCCGCCCTGGCCTGCCTTTGCAGCGGGACGCACCTCCTCGCCCAGGACACGACTCCACCTCCGGCTGCCCCTGCCGCCGCTACCGCTGAGAAAGCAGCCTTTGCGTTTAAGGATGGCGACCGCCTCGTCCTCATCGGCAACACCGTCATCGAGCGCGAGCAACGCTACGCCACCCTTGAGCCCCGACTGGCCCTCGCCCTTGGCGAAACCAAAGTGACGATCCGCAATCTCGCCTGGAGTGGCGATACCGTTTACGGCCACGCCCGCTCTTACTTCGGCCCCCCAGAAGAGGGCCTCGAGCGCATGGCCAAGCACCTGGAACTGCTGAAACCCACCGTCGTGCTACTCTGCTACGGTTCTGAAATGGCCTTCGAAGGCCTCAGCGATCTCCCTCGTTTCCTCACGGGTTACCGCAATCTCCTCGCCCTTATCCGCAAGCAGGCCCCCGGCGTCCGCGTCATCATCGCCACACCGCCACCTCTGGAAAATCTGCCACCGCCGATGCCCGACCTAACGGATGCCAACAAAAATCTTTCCAGCTTCCGCGATGCCCTGCGCAAATTCGCCGGCTCCCAGAACACCTACTTCGTGGACTGGTTCGAGCTCATGGGCGGCATGCCCAAACCCGGCCAGACCGCCAAGCCCCTCACCGAAAACGGCGTCCACTACACCCGCGAAGGCTATCAAAAGCTCAGCACCAAGCTCGTCCAGGGCCTGGGCCTCACCCCGCCCCAGATCTCCGAGGCGGAACTCGGCGGCCTCCAGAAAGAAGTCCTGAAAAAAGACGAACTCTTTTTCAACCGCTGGCGCCCCCAGAACGAGACCTACCTCTTCGGCTTCCGAAAGCACGAACAGGGGCAAAACGCCAAGGAGATCCCCATGTTTGATCCCCTGATCGACCAGGCCGACGCCAAGATTCAGGAACTCAAAGCCGAGCTGCTCTCTAACAAAAAGACACTGTAATCAGTTCCCTCCCGGGGTTGCAGCCGAGATGAGGTGACCAAACGCTAGCGAGATTGCCCCCTGCCGGAGGCAGACGAACCTCCCTGCAAGGCGAGCCCCGGAGGGCGGGAATTCCGCTCATGCGGCGTTTTAGGCCCGTCTTTCCCCTTGCGATTCCGCGATCTCCCCCGAATATGGCGGCCCTTTTGTCCGGTGGCCCTCTGGCCGCGCGGGACATCAGCCCGACGCAGCCCTCAGGAGTGGGAGGCCGTGTTCGGTTATCAACAGAACACTCCTAACCCGAAAAACATACATGAGCGCAGCTACTCTCGCGGAGATGATCGCAGGATCCTTCCGTGAACTCTCCGAAGGATCCATCGTTAAAGGCCGGATCCTCGAAATCAAACCGCAGATCGTCCTCGTGGACATCGGTTACAAATCCGAAGGCGCCATCCCCGCCAACGAGTTTGAAGATGACGACATCCAGGTCGGCGACGAAGTCGAAGTCCTCCTCGAACGTCTCGAAAACGATGAAGGCATGGTCGTCCTCTCCAAGGAAAAGGCCGCCTACAAACAGAACTGGGAAAAAATCGCCTCCGTGTTCCGCGATGGCGGGCTCGTCAAAGGCAAGGTCAAATCCGTCGTCAAAGGTGGCCTCATGGTCAACGTCGGCGTCGAAGCCTTCCTCCCAGGCAGCCAGATCGACATCATCCCGCCGAAGGATCTCAACGAGTACGTCGGCAAGGTGTTCGAATTCAAGATCGTCAAGATCAACGACGACCGCAAAAACATCGTCCTTTCCCGCCGCGAAGTCATCGAGGCCGAGCGCGCCGAACAGCGCCAGAAGTTCCTCGATTCCGTCAACCCTGGCGACAAAGTCGTCGGCGTGGTCAAGAACATCACCGACTTCGGTGTGTTTGTGGACCTCAATGGCATGGACGGTCTCCTCCACATCACGGATATGTCGTGGGGCCGCCTGAACCATCCTACCGAAATGGTGGGCATCGGTCAGCGCCTGGACGTCGTCATCCTGGAAGTGAACCGCGAGAAAGAGCGCGTCTCCCTGGGCCTCAAGCAGCTCCAGAACAATCCTTGGGAAAACATCGAAGCCCGTTACCCTGTTGGCCAGACCGTTCGTGGCAAGGTCACCAAGCTCGTCGCTTACGGTGCATTCTGCGAAGTGGAAGAAGGCGTCGAAGGCCTCGTTCACGTCTCCGAACTCTCCTGGACCAAGCGCATCGCCCGTCCTTCCGACGTCCTTCAGGTCGGTCAGGAAATCGAAGCTCGCGTCCTTGGCATCAACAAGGAAGAGCGCAAGATCAGCCTCGGCGTCCGCCAGCTCGAAACCAATCCTTGGGACGATATCGACGTTCGTTACCCGATCGGTACCACGATGACCCGTCCGGTCCGCAACCTCACCGCTTACGGTGCGTTTGTGGAACTGGAAGAAGGCATCGACGGCATGATCCACGTGTCCGACCTCTCCTGGACACGCAAGGTCAACCATCCTTCCGAAATGCTCAAGAAGGGCCAGGAAGTGGAAGCCACCGTGCTCGGTATCGACAAGGCCAACCAGCGCATCAGCCTCGGCATGAAGCAGCTTGAGACCGACCCATGGTCCGAAATCGACGGCCGCTTCAAAGTCGGCGACGTCGTCAAGGGCAAGGTCGCCAAGATCGCCTCCTTTGGCGCTTTCGTGGAACTCGAAGGCGACATCGACGGTCTGGTTCACATCTCCCAGCTCAGCGAAGATCATGTGGCCAAGGTCAAGGACGTCATCAACGTCGGCGACGAAGTCGAAGCCCGCGTCATCAAGGTGGACAAAGTGGAGCGCCGCGTCGGTCTCTCCATCAAGGCCATGAACTACAGCGAAGCCGAAATCCAGAAGGAAAGCCAAGCTTTCGAAGCCCTCCGCCCAAGCACCGACCTCGTCGGTCTCGAGCAGGCCTTCAAGTTCGCCACCGAAGACTGGCGCCCAGGGCAGTAATCGCCCCCGGCAACAGCCTCGAAAAAATCACGGAGGGACGTCGCAAGACGTCCCTCTTTTTTGTGCCTGCAAACTAACCTCGCTGCTCGCAAAGTGTCCCGCCCATTCCTTCCAGCCGCTCCCAGCCCCAAAGGGGTGGCACAACAAAGCCCAGGGCAACGCCCTGGGTAAATCCCGACAATACTCCCCTTGCATCAAAAGCCCTGAAAGGGCGAGGCACCTATTCCCTCCATATACTAGCAATGCTCCATACCACCCCTTGTAAAAACACACGGGCAAGACCCATTGCCAATCTTCCGTAAACTCCGCCTTCCAATGCGCCCTCTTTTCCGTCTCCTCCCCGCCCTCCTTCTGCTCGCCTTCAGCGCCCCTGCCGCTGAGCCCACCAACGCCACGGAGGCAGCCGCGCAAAAAGCCGCCGCTGAGAAAAAGGCCGCCGACCAGAAGATCAACGCCGAAAAATTCGCCGCGTGGAAAGCCACCCTTACTCCCGAACAGCAGGCCTGGGAAACCGTGCTGGAGCAGAACCTCGGCATGGGTTTTTACTTGCCCATTTACCAGGCTGAAAAGCTGGCCGGCAAAGTCACCGCCTGGGACTACGTGAAGGACGACCCCAAGCTGCCGCGCGTGCTGCTCATCGGCGATTCCATCTCCCGGGGCTACACCCTCGCCACCCGCAAGGCCCTGGCTGGCGTGGCCAATTTGCACCGCGCCCCGGAAAACTGTGGCCCCACCGCCAACGGCCTGAAAAAGCTCCCCGTCTGGCTGGGCACAGGCAAGTGGGACATCATCCATTTCAATTTCGGCATCCATGACCGCAAGACTCCCCTGGCCGATTACGAACAGCGTTTGGACAGCCTCGCCACCCAACTCAAGGCCACCGGAGCCAAAGTCGTCTGGGCCAACACCACCCCCGTCGCCGAAGGCGGCATGAACGACGCCACCAATGCCGACCTCGTCGCCCGCAACGAAGTCGCTGCTCGTGTGATGCAAAAGCACGGCATCACCATCAACGATCTCTACGCCTGGATCGAGCCCGACCTCGCCAAATTCCAGAACCCCAAGGACGTCCATTTCAGCAGCCCCGGTTACGACCGTCTGGCCGAGCAAGTGGCCGCAGCCATCACCAAAATCATTCCCACCCTCACCTCCGTCAACACGGCCATCCTGCCCATGAGCAAGCTGGAAAAGGACGGCTACGGCTGGGAAGAACGCCACGCAGAAATCCTCAAGATCAAAGACACCCTCAATCCTGAAATCGTCCTCATCGGCGACTCCATCACCCACTTCTGGGGCGGCCTGCCAGATGGGGCCAAAATGGGCAACCGGGGCAGCGAAACCTGGCAGTCCCTCTTCGGCAGCCGTCCTGTGCTGAATCTCGGCTTCGGCTGGGACCGCACCCAGAACGTGCTGAAACGCATCCAGTTAGGCGAGCTCGACGGCCTCAAACCCAAGGCCATCGTCCTCCACATCGGCACCAATAATTTGGCCAAGACCGTCAACGCCCGCGACAACACCCCCGCCGAGATCGCCGAAGCCATCGGCCTCATCATCGAAAAGGCCCAGGCCAAATGCCCCGGAGCCCAGGTCATCCTCATGGCCATCTTCCCTCGGGGGAAAACCGCCGCCGACCCGAAACGCGCCATTCTGGCAGACATCAATCAGCGCCTCGCTCCCCTGGGCCAAAAGCCCGGCATTACCTTCCTCGACATCACCTCCAAGTGGCTTGAGGCCGATGGCTCCATCTCCAAAGACATCATGCCAGACGCCCTGCATCCTAACCAAAAAGGCTACGCCGTCTGGGCCGAAGCGCTCAAACCCGTCCTCGATCAAACCACGAAATAGACCCAAGGTTCAAATTCCCCACCCACGACTCACCGCCAAGAATCTTAGGTCGAGAACCCTCGCAGGCCAACCGGTTCAAGGCGTGATGGCGTCCCGCCATCAACCAGGCACCCCCATTTCTCGCCCGCCCGTTCGCCCTCATGCCCACGTGTCGCACCCGCCTGGCCGCAAGTGCACGGCGGGACGCCGTCACTCCTTGAACCCTCAAGCCTTCGATCTGAAAGATCCCAAGGACCTGTTTTCACCCTCACAGACGGGAAGCACCGCCTAACAAAAATGGAGATTGACGGCATTCCTCACTTTTTGTTAAAACAACTCGTTCCAGGTGAGTCTTTCCGGGCTTCACTCCACTTTAACCTCTCTCCCTCAATCATGCGCCGTGCTCCCCTTTGGATGACAGTGAAAGCCCTGGTGCTCTCCCAGTTGCTCCCCCTGTCCTCGCCGCTTTCAGCCGCTTCGGACTACAATGGAGACGGCGTTTGCGATGTCTGGCAGCAGCTTCACAATGCCTGGAGCCTCCTGCCTGGTGACGATGAAGATGGCGACGGCAGCAGCAACATCCTGGAAAGCATCGCCGGCACCGATCCCCGAAACCCGGCTGACGTCCTCCGCATTTCCGAATCCGCCCTGGTGGAAAATGACGTGCGGTTCACGCTCCCCTCCTCCACGGGCAAACGCTACCAGCTCCTCAGCAGTGACTCCCCGAACGGGCCTGTCTGGACCCCTCAGGGCTCGGCCCTCACCGGCACCGGGGCGGCCATTCAGTTCACCACACCTAAAGGCGACGGGACCAACCGCAAGTTTTACAAGGTGGAAACGTCCGATCAGGATACCGATGAGGACGGCATCAACGACTGGGCCGAAGGAATCACCGGCACCAATCCTGCCCTCGCCACCAGCCCGGGCAATGCCTCCGGTGGCACCGCCTCCGATGCCGATGTGCTTGCCAGCCTCTTCGCACTCACCACCACCACCCTCCCCAGCACCACCGGAGCCCAGGAAAAGGAAGGCCTCACCTCCCGCATCCGCCTCAGCCGCCCGGCGGACAAAAGCGCGATGCCCCTCACCCTGGCCTATGCCAGCAGTGGCAATCCCGTCCCCAGCCGTGGCAGCGCCAGCTCTGGGGATTTCACCCTCACCGTGGATCAGCCCTCCGGCCAGATCACCGGTGCCGCCACCGGCACTCTCACCTTGCCCGCTGGGGCCAGCCAGATGGATGTGATCGTCCATCCCGTCCTGGACAGCACCCCAGAAGTTCCAGAACTGCTCACCCTGAACATCCTTCGGCCCGGCAGCGGCCCCGCCACCCCGCCCCTCACCGGCACCGCCCTCATCCGCGATGCAGATCCCACCAATGAGGACAATCGCACCCTCTTCGTCGCCTACCTGGGCAAGGAGGCAGGCGTCAGCACCACCGCCACCGGCATCGCCACCGCCCTCGTTCAGGGGGACAATGACGAGGCCCTCATCAGCCTCACCTTCAGCAACCTCACCTCCCCCCAAAACACCGCTTACCTGCGGGTGGACAGTGATCTGGAGATCATCAATGTCGGCCTCGGTCAGGTCACCGGCAAGCAGTGGCAGATCCGCGCCGCCCAGACCAAGTTTACCGATCAGGCCATGCTCACCGCCCTGCACGCCGGTCAGCTCTACATCAGCATCACCACCGCTGAAAATCCCACCGGCGAAATCCGCGGCTACTTCAACAAAGCCACCGGCTCCACCTCCTTCGCCTATAACCCTGCCCTGCATGATGGTCCTGCCTACGGCTCGCCCGAATGGCAGTCCGTCGCCGGGGCAGCCATTGAGCGCGATATCTACCGCTTCCTGGAGCAGTGCACCTTTGGCCCCACCGCCGAGCTTTATACCGAAGTCCGCGCCGAAGTGGATGCCGCCATGACCGGGGGCCAGACCTATCTCAAGGGCCTGGAAAACTGGTTGGATAAGCAGATGGACCCCGCCATCACCCCGAATCCCAGCCTCACCACCCTCACGATGGCGGCGGACAATGAAGAGTTCGTCCTGCGCGGGAACAAACCCCTCTGGAGCGGCAACGACCCTCAATACGGCGAAGTGTCCTATGGAGTCAGCTACGATGCCTTTGGCAATCCCACCGTCTCCACCACCAGCAACGGCACCTACAACAACAACCACCCCTTTCACAACAACCGCCGACGCGAACAGTGGACTCTTGCCCTCCAATCCAAGGCCCAGGTGCGCCAGCGCATGACCCAGGCCCTCAGCGAGATCCTCGTCATCTCCGAAATCGATGCCACCGTCCAGGGCAAGCACTACGGCGCTGCCGCCTACTGGGACATGCTGGCCGACAATGCCTTCGGCAAGTACCGCGACCTCCTCCAAAAGGTCACCTACCACCCCATGATGGGCATCTACCTCAGCCATCTGCGCAACCGCGCCACCTACATCAGCGGCGGCGTCACCATCAGCCCGGATGAAAACTACGCCCGTGAGATCATGCAGCTCTTCTCCATCGGCCTGGTGCTGCGCCATCCCGATGGCAGCCTCGTCCTCGGTCAGGATGGACTCCCCGTACCCACCTATGACAATGGCGACATCACCGAACTCGCCCGCGTCCTCACCGGCTTCTGCCACGGTGCCCGCCATCTCAATGCTTCAGTTCAACGATTCAACGGAATGTATATGGCCGCCTCCAACATCCGCGTCAGCCCCACAATCGAGATTCAGGGCGGAGCTGGGGGAATTAACGGCAACGGAACCACCTTCACGAATTTCAGCGAAGGCGGTGGCGACTCCTGGTGGCAGGCCCCCTGGATCTATCCGATGAAGGTGCTTGGCAAGGTCGGCACCGTCAGTGCAGCGGCACCCACCCTCCACGACTTCGGGGCCAAGACCCTCCTCGCCGGCAAACACGGCCAGACCCTCGTCCCTGCCCAGACAGTCGTCACAGCCACGGCCGACGGCACCAGCCACACCATGGCGGAGGCCGACATCACGCTGGCCCACAACTGCCTCGCCGGCAATCCCTCCTCCGGCAGCTACAACGGCCACCAAAACACCCCCATCAACATTTCACGCTGGCTCATTCAGCGCCTCACTTCCTCCAATCCCAGCTCCGGCTACCTCTACCGCGTCAGCGAACGCTACCGCCAAACCAATGGCAACCTGGGCAGCGTGCTCAAGGCCATCATGCTGGATCACGAAGCCCGCAGCATCGAGCTGGCCGACACCACCGTGGGCAATGGCCGCATGAAAGAGCCCATGGTCCACTTCATGGCCGTCATCCGTGCATTGAAAGGCTACACCGGCATCCCCCTCACCACCCTTCGCGATGTCCCCATCCCCTTCAGCAGCACGGACAGCCCCATGAGCACCCCTTATCCACAGGCGGAAGTGGACAAGTTTGTGCCCAATGCCTCCCGCTTCCGTTTTGCCGACACCTCCTCCCAGCTCGGCCAGTCTCCCCTCCGCGCGCCCAGCGTCTTCAACTGGTTCCTGCCAGATTACAGCGTGCCCGGTGCCATGTCAGAGGCTGGCCTCGTCGCCCCTGAAATGCAGATCGCCACTGAGACCAGCATCGTCGCCCGCGTGAACCGCCTGTGGACCTTCACCTGGATGTCCCTCACCGGCATGACCACCTTCCCCGGCGTGGATCTGGAGGATCCCGTGCAGCTCACCGGCAATGCAGGCCCCCAGGTCAAGGTCTCCAAGTCCCTGGTTCCCACCGCCACGGAAAACTCCTTCCTCGCCCTGCAAAGCTACACCTTCACGCCTGCCAACTGGAACACCGCCCAGACCGTCACCGTCGCAGCCGTGGATGACAACATCGCGGAAGGCAGCCACACCACCCGTATCCATCACGCCGTTAGCAGCACCGATGCCGACTACAGCAATCTCGCCATCCCCAGCCTCAACGTCACTATCAATGACAATGAAACCGCTGGCACCGCCCGCGTGATTATTGCCGAGACCGGCAGCGAAACTCTCGTCGCCGAAGGTGGCACCACTGACACTTACACCCTCGCTCTCAGTCAGGCCCCTGTCTCGCCAGTCACGGTCAATCTTCAGACTACGGTCAACAACATCGGTACCTACACCACCGAGGTCACCGTTTCCCCCGCCAGCGTCACCTTCACCTCCGCCAACTGGAGCGCTCCGCAAACGGTCACCGTCACCGCCGTCAACGACACCACCAGCGAAGTCCTAGAAATCGCCCAGATCGGCCACAGCCTCACCACCGCAGATACCGTTTATCGCCAAGTCGGTGTCGCCTCCATCAACGTCCTTGTGGCAGACAACGATCCCACCGGCAGCAATGACGTGAATCTGTTGCAGACTCAAAATGGCACGCTCGCCCTCGAAGGCGGCGCTTCGGACAGTTACTACCTCAATCTGCGCCGTGCGCCAACCGCCACGGTCGCCATGGCCATCAACACCAACGCTGACCTGACGGCCACACCGCCCTCCCTCAGCTTCACCACCACCAACTGGAACATCCCTCAAAAGGTCCAGATCACCGCCGTGGATGATGCCCTCATCGAAGGCACCGAAGCCTTCACCATCACCAATGTCCCCTCTGGCGGTGGTTACACAGCCACCAACACCAAGAACGTTGCCGTCACCATCCAGGACAATGACGGCGGCTCAGTCATCATCTCCGAAACCAGCGGCGGCACCTCCGTCGTCGAAAGTTCAGCCACCACTTCAGGCAATCCGCAGGCCGCCAACACGGACAGTTACACCCTCCGGCTAGGCTCCCAGCCCGATGCCAATGTCACCATCACAGTCACCCCCGAACGGCATCCCACCCCGATGTCAAACTGGGCCAAAGCCTCGGGCTACTTTGGCAACGACACCTCCGGCTCCGCCCTCCAGAAAGACCGCCTCATCTTCGATTACAGCGAGATCATCAGCATCTACAATGCCGCCTATGTGGCCGCAGGCGGCAATGCCAATGCCTCCACCGCCCACTTCGCCGGCACCCTGGCCGTGGTGGACAAACTGGATCTCTACCTCTGCGGCGGCAGGCTCAAGGCACAGACTCCAGATCTCTCCCTGGCCGACCTTTCCAACATGGGCATCACCAACCCTCGCAAGTCGGTCGTCAATGGCGTTTACCGTGGTTACAGCACCACCCGTCTCACCACCGACACGACCAACTACAACAACGAGGTGCGGGACCGCTGCCGCATCGCTGCCTATCTGGTCAGCATCTCCCCGCAGTCCTTCAGCGCACGCTGATCCGCCGCCCGCCTCCTTTCCGCCACCCCTACTCCGAGTCATGAATCCCTTTCTTCGCAAGACCCCGGACCGCAGCCAGCCCAACCGCCGCGACTTCATGCTCCAATCTGGAGCCGCCTCCTTGGGAGTCACCAGCGTCGTCAACAGCATCGCACAGCTCAAGCTCGTCGGCGCAGCCGCCGCCCAGGGAGCCGGCAGCGACTACAAGGCCCTCATCTGCATCTTCCTCAATGGAGGCACGGATACGAACAACATCCTCATCCCCGTCTCTGGCGGCGCAGGCACCGCCCGTGGTCATTATGAAAGCGGTCGTGGCATCCCCACCTATGCAGGCGGCACCGGTGGCATCGCCATCCCCTTGGCCGACATCACCGCCGCAGGCACCCAGCTTAACCCCGACAACCCTCCCTCTGAATACGAGCACGCCTCCGGCTACATCCCGGCCGATGGCAATGGCAACCGCTTTGCCGTGCATCCTGGTGCCACCCACCTGAAATCCATTTTCGATGCCGGGCACCTCGCCTTTATCTGCAATGTCGGCACCCTCACCCAGCCGAATGTGACGCGTGCCAATTTCAACAGCCTGCCCGCCTCCCAAAAGCCACCCCAGCTTTTCTCCCATTCCGACCAACAGGTCCAGTGGCAGTCCTCCGTGCCCGACCGCCCCTTCACCAGCGGCTGGGGTGGCCGCATCGCCGACATCCTCGATGGCGTCCATAACATCGATCCCGAGAGCCTCTCGATGAGCGTCTCCGTCAACGGCATCAACAGCTTCCAAAAAGGCATTCAGCAGCAGCCCTACGTCATGGGCAGCACCGGTGTCTCCTCCTAC
This is a stretch of genomic DNA from Prosthecobacter algae. It encodes these proteins:
- the rpsA gene encoding 30S ribosomal protein S1; the protein is MSAATLAEMIAGSFRELSEGSIVKGRILEIKPQIVLVDIGYKSEGAIPANEFEDDDIQVGDEVEVLLERLENDEGMVVLSKEKAAYKQNWEKIASVFRDGGLVKGKVKSVVKGGLMVNVGVEAFLPGSQIDIIPPKDLNEYVGKVFEFKIVKINDDRKNIVLSRREVIEAERAEQRQKFLDSVNPGDKVVGVVKNITDFGVFVDLNGMDGLLHITDMSWGRLNHPTEMVGIGQRLDVVILEVNREKERVSLGLKQLQNNPWENIEARYPVGQTVRGKVTKLVAYGAFCEVEEGVEGLVHVSELSWTKRIARPSDVLQVGQEIEARVLGINKEERKISLGVRQLETNPWDDIDVRYPIGTTMTRPVRNLTAYGAFVELEEGIDGMIHVSDLSWTRKVNHPSEMLKKGQEVEATVLGIDKANQRISLGMKQLETDPWSEIDGRFKVGDVVKGKVAKIASFGAFVELEGDIDGLVHISQLSEDHVAKVKDVINVGDEVEARVIKVDKVERRVGLSIKAMNYSEAEIQKESQAFEALRPSTDLVGLEQAFKFATEDWRPGQ
- a CDS encoding SGNH/GDSL hydrolase family protein; protein product: MRPLFRLLPALLLLAFSAPAAEPTNATEAAAQKAAAEKKAADQKINAEKFAAWKATLTPEQQAWETVLEQNLGMGFYLPIYQAEKLAGKVTAWDYVKDDPKLPRVLLIGDSISRGYTLATRKALAGVANLHRAPENCGPTANGLKKLPVWLGTGKWDIIHFNFGIHDRKTPLADYEQRLDSLATQLKATGAKVVWANTTPVAEGGMNDATNADLVARNEVAARVMQKHGITINDLYAWIEPDLAKFQNPKDVHFSSPGYDRLAEQVAAAITKIIPTLTSVNTAILPMSKLEKDGYGWEERHAEILKIKDTLNPEIVLIGDSITHFWGGLPDGAKMGNRGSETWQSLFGSRPVLNLGFGWDRTQNVLKRIQLGELDGLKPKAIVLHIGTNNLAKTVNARDNTPAEIAEAIGLIIEKAQAKCPGAQVILMAIFPRGKTAADPKRAILADINQRLAPLGQKPGITFLDITSKWLEADGSISKDIMPDALHPNQKGYAVWAEALKPVLDQTTK